In Flavobacterium sp., a single window of DNA contains:
- a CDS encoding biopolymer transporter ExbD, which translates to MKNLPKKVRSRKLNSRVDLTAMVSVSFLLIIFFMLVGELSKPKAMDLSLPYDHTCGWRGGCGENRSVTILLGENNQLVSYTGLLEVPIVPPKEMQYGKDGIRQELLKRNKSMLEYSAQLGKPGRGITVIIKPSKKSNFKNLVDILDEMAIAKIDTYAIIPEFTPEETKLLASN; encoded by the coding sequence ATGAAAAATTTACCTAAAAAAGTTAGAAGTAGAAAATTAAACTCCAGAGTTGATTTAACCGCAATGGTAAGTGTTTCATTTTTATTAATTATATTTTTTATGCTTGTTGGCGAGCTTTCTAAACCAAAAGCAATGGATTTGAGTCTGCCTTATGACCATACCTGTGGATGGCGTGGAGGCTGTGGAGAAAACCGCTCAGTTACAATTTTATTAGGAGAGAATAATCAATTAGTATCTTACACTGGTCTTTTAGAGGTTCCAATAGTTCCGCCTAAAGAAATGCAATATGGCAAAGACGGAATTCGTCAAGAACTCTTAAAAAGAAACAAAAGCATGTTAGAATATTCCGCTCAATTAGGTAAACCAGGAAGAGGAATTACAGTAATTATTAAACCAAGTAAGAAATCTAACTTCAAAAATTTAGTTGACATTTTAGACGAAATGGCAATCGCAAAAATCGATACTTATGCTATCATACCGGAGTTTACCCCAGAAGAAACCAAATTATTAGCCTCTAATTAA